One genomic segment of Desulfocapsa sulfexigens DSM 10523 includes these proteins:
- a CDS encoding GNAT family N-acetyltransferase has product MNLYGDKLFTRRLSLAKIQEENLPIVVEWSLSATACGPYLTPEKFNLEWMQAQIQSGVLWSDREKMFFVETKETGRPIGTAHYWKPHGGGNTITMAVKVALPEERGKGYGTEIQKFLIMHIFDRMNTIKAVEMYTDINNTAQQRCLSKLGFELMESLLYDDQQEKRTGHLYRLTADKYHSHPIYQFHYE; this is encoded by the coding sequence ATGAATTTATACGGTGATAAATTATTTACCAGAAGACTCTCTCTTGCAAAAATTCAGGAAGAAAACCTTCCTATTGTTGTAGAGTGGAGTCTTTCTGCAACAGCATGCGGTCCCTATCTGACACCGGAAAAGTTCAATCTTGAATGGATGCAGGCCCAGATCCAATCCGGTGTCCTCTGGAGCGACAGGGAGAAAATGTTCTTTGTGGAGACAAAAGAAACTGGCCGTCCAATCGGGACAGCTCACTACTGGAAGCCCCATGGTGGTGGAAACACCATCACCATGGCTGTGAAGGTTGCCCTGCCGGAGGAGCGGGGAAAGGGTTATGGTACGGAAATTCAGAAATTTCTCATCATGCACATCTTTGACCGGATGAATACTATCAAAGCCGTCGAAATGTATACCGATATCAACAATACTGCCCAGCAGCGTTGTCTCAGCAAACTGGGTTTTGAACTCATGGAATCACTTCTATATGACGACCAGCAGGAAAAAAGGACAGGGCACCTTTACCGACTGACGGCAGATAAGTATCACAGCCATCCCATCTATCAATTCCATTATGAATAA
- a CDS encoding histone deacetylase family protein: MNKLGLVFDNRYLHHSISNPTPENPDRLRSLYLKLQQKLTDDCFSHIRPREATDAEITVAHSPFYMEQLREHAIKADPYSYDKDTYLMEESLPTARLAAGGCFALANRIMEGDIDYGFGLIRPPGHHATPGRGMGFCIFNNVALTAEYLRNTYGLRRILILDFDVHHANGTQEIFYETDEVMVCSIHQKGIFPFTGEREEVGSRLGEGFTINMPVHAQFGDSEYTYILGRTLQGLVEQYLPQFILVSAGFDSHKDDNISGTNLSTQWFATITHILRRHAADSCDNRLLFILEGGYNPVSLEESIFATIDALLQNNFDRPGFLPVPRADKLLDGHPMRQFWTI; encoded by the coding sequence ATGAATAAGCTCGGACTCGTTTTTGATAACAGATACCTGCATCATTCAATCTCAAATCCGACTCCGGAAAATCCTGATCGGCTGCGCAGTCTCTACCTAAAGCTGCAACAGAAGCTTACAGATGACTGTTTCAGCCATATTCGGCCGAGGGAGGCAACGGATGCTGAAATCACCGTTGCTCATTCACCCTTTTATATGGAACAGTTGCGTGAACATGCCATAAAAGCCGACCCCTATTCATACGACAAAGACACCTACCTCATGGAAGAATCTCTTCCCACCGCCCGCCTGGCAGCAGGTGGTTGTTTTGCGCTCGCTAATCGCATTATGGAAGGTGACATTGACTACGGCTTTGGTCTTATTCGCCCTCCAGGGCATCATGCAACTCCTGGCAGAGGTATGGGCTTCTGCATTTTCAACAACGTGGCTCTTACCGCAGAATATCTTCGCAATACCTATGGTCTGCGCCGTATCCTGATCCTCGATTTTGACGTTCACCATGCCAACGGTACCCAGGAAATCTTCTACGAAACAGACGAGGTTATGGTGTGTTCTATTCACCAAAAGGGCATTTTCCCCTTCACCGGAGAACGGGAAGAAGTGGGAAGCAGACTGGGCGAAGGCTTTACCATTAACATGCCGGTACACGCTCAGTTTGGTGACAGTGAGTACACCTATATCCTGGGACGAACCCTTCAGGGCCTGGTGGAACAGTACCTGCCACAATTTATTCTCGTTTCAGCAGGATTTGATAGCCACAAAGATGACAACATCAGCGGTACAAACCTGAGCACTCAGTGGTTTGCCACAATCACTCATATTTTACGGCGGCATGCAGCAGACAGCTGTGACAATCGCCTCCTCTTTATTCTGGAAGGAGGATACAATCCGGTAAGTCTTGAAGAGTCAATTTTTGCTACAATCGATGCCCTGCTGCAGAACAATTTTGACAGACCTGGTTTTTTACCCGTACCACGAGCCGATAAACTCCTCGACGGCCACCCCATGCGGCAATTCTGGACAATCTGA
- a CDS encoding YkgJ family cysteine cluster protein, with amino-acid sequence MTLNPPDHDHLKTLLQECRQCGTCCRKYKKVLLQGDEPEFIKKMGGHVGVDATLRELREKPLEQLIEENKQKGKVYMIHPDDKGCIFLERRNGLYRCKIYNYRPLSCKGFRCNLADNSFLSLFATDSIHLLGQDRFGLPLDKKNSPI; translated from the coding sequence ATGACACTCAATCCCCCCGACCACGACCACCTGAAGACCCTTCTCCAGGAATGTCGACAATGCGGCACCTGTTGCAGAAAGTACAAAAAAGTACTTCTTCAGGGTGATGAACCAGAGTTTATCAAAAAGATGGGCGGTCATGTTGGTGTTGATGCCACCCTGCGTGAACTTCGGGAAAAACCTCTTGAACAGCTTATTGAAGAAAACAAACAGAAGGGAAAGGTCTACATGATCCACCCGGATGACAAGGGCTGTATCTTCCTTGAACGTCGCAATGGTCTTTACCGCTGTAAAATTTATAATTACCGGCCTTTATCCTGCAAAGGATTTCGCTGCAATCTGGCCGATAACAGTTTTCTCTCACTCTTTGCAACTGATAGCATCCATCTACTCGGTCAGGACCGTTTTGGCTTACCGCTGGACAAAAAAAATTCCCCCATCTAA